The genomic window ACTGGCCCCACCTCGACTGGCCCCACCTCGACTGGACCCAGCAGCGGAGAGCGATGCCGAGCTTCCTCGGCGTGGGCACGCTCACGCGCCCGCCGAAGACGCGGAACCGGCGGCGCTCGATAGTTTCGAGAAGCGCGAAATAGGTCCGCCCCATGATCTCGGCGGCGAAGAGGGTGCGCTGGTCGACGCGCGGCAGCGCGGTCCAGGCGCCCTCGTAGTAGGAGCGCGCGCGCCGAGCCTGGTGCTCCATGAGCCTGACGAAGCCGGGGGTGTAGCGCCCCGCCGCCAGGTCGTCGGCGGTGACGCCGAAGCGCTGGAGGTCCTCCTGGGGCAGGTAGACGCGCCCGGCCAGGGCGTCGGGCTGGACATCACGCATGATGTTGGTCAGCTGGAGCGCGACGCCGAGGTTGACCGCGTACTCGCGCGCCCGCACGTCCGTGTAGCCGAAGATCTCGATGCAGCAGAGCCCGACGGCGGAGGCGACGCGGTAGCAGTACGGGTAGAGCTCGTCGAACGTCTTGTACGTGGAGCGCTCGAGGTCCATCTCGACGCCCGCGATGATCTCTTCGAGCGCGGCCCGCGGGATCGGAAAGATCTTCACGGCTTCCTGCAGCCGCTGTGCCGCCGGGTGCACCGGCCTACCCTCGAAGACCTCCGCGATCTCCGCGCGCCAGCGCTCGAGCTCCTTTCGCTGGGCCGCGCGGTCCTGCCCGACGTCCACCGCGTCGTCGACGATGCGGCAGAAGGCGTAGACGGCGTAGAGGGCCTCGCGCTGGGGCCTCGGCAGGCAGAGGAAGGCGTAGAAGAAGTTGGAGCGGCTCTTGCGCGTCAGTCTCGAGACGAACTTGGCGGGATTCATGCCGCGCGAAGCCCCACCGGTCGGGGCGCGTAGCCCCGCTCGACGAACCAGGCCACGGCGTCCCGCAGCGCGTCCTCGGCGGGAGTCTGCGGCAGGCCGAGCTCGCGGACGGCCTTCTCGGCGCTGAAGTACATGCGCTTTCGCGCCATGCGCACGGCGTTCAGCGGCACCTGCGGTGTCCCGCCGGTGACGCGGGCCGCGCCCTCCATGCAGAGGGCGGCCATCCACGCGACGCCGTACGGTACCCGGAACCGGGGCGCGCGGAGACCCGTGATCCCGGCGAGCGCCCGGAAGATCTCGATGAGGGACATGTTGCGGTGGCCGAGCACGTACTTTTGGCCGACCCTGCCGCGCTCGGCGGCCAGGATGTGGCCGCGCGCGACGTCCCGCACGTGGACGATGTTGAGCCCCGTGTCGAGCGAGCCCACCATCTTGCCCTTGAGGAAATCCACGACCATCTGCCCCGTCGGCGTGGGCTTGACGTCCCAGGAGCCGATCGGCGCCGAGGGGTTGACGATGATGATCGGCGCCCCGCGCGCCGCGAGCTCGTCGGCGACGCGCTCGGCAAGGAACTTGGAGGCCTTGTAGGGCCCGACCATGTCCTCGAGCCCCACCGGGCTCGTCTCGTCTCCCGGCGTCCCGTCCTTCGGAATGCCCAGCGCGCCGACGGTCGAGGTGTAGACGATGCGCTCGGCGCCCGCCTCGGCGGCGGCCGTCAGGATGTGGCGGGTGCCGTCCACGTTGGCGCGGTAGAGCTCGCGCGGGTCCCGCGCCCAGAGCCGGTAGTCGGCGGCGACGTGGTAGACCCAGCGCGCGCCCTTGACCGCCGCCCGGAGCGAATCCGCGTCGAGGAGATCGCCCTCGGCGATCTCGACCGCGCAGCCCTCGAGCGCCCTGCGGTCGCTGCCCTTGCGCGCCAGCACGCGCACCGTCCGGCCGTCGGCCAAGAGCTCCCGGACGAGGTTGGCGCCGACGAACCCGGTGCCGCCCGTGACGAGCGCGTCCATGGCGCGTGCCGTCTACGCCGCCAGCCGGGCGAGCGAGCCCGCCACACTCTCAAGCGCGCGCCGCGATGACCGCCGGAGCTGGAGCGCGCGGCGCAGGACCCGCGGATGCGCCAGGGCGAGGACGCCGCCGCATCGGAGGCGCCCGTCGGCGCCCATCAACCGCATCAGCTCGTCGGGCAGCGTTTCGCGCGCGTCGTCCGACACGGCGCGCACCACGAGGGAGGAGCACCCGCGTGCGGCCGCCGCTTCGAGGATGGTCGCCGACTCCATGTCCACGGCCACGGCGCCCGTCGCGGCGCGAAGCGCCGCCTTGGCCTCGGGCGTCACTACGGCCCGGCTCACTGTCGCCATGACGCCGGTTCGTGCGTGGGTACTTCCCTTGGCAGCGGCACGCTGAGCGGCGCTCCCGGTGACCGGCAGACGCACCCCCGCGTCGTTGATGACTGCCTCCGGCAGGACGAGGTCGCCCACGCCGAGGGCGGGATCGAGGCCCCCGCAGACGCCGGCCGAGACGACGAGCGGGCGGTCAGAAGCGGCGACGAGGGCAGTCCAGCGGGAGCCGAGGAGACCGGCACGGAGACCGACGGGAGCCACGCGGAGAGTTCCGCGGCCGAACGCGGGGAACGACAAGGACGGCAGCGACGGCAGGGAGAGCGCCCGGGCCAGGGCCCGGGCCTCGAGCTCAACCGCCGTCAGGACCAGGATCGCGACCAAGCCGGTCGACGCCGGACGCCGCGGCCCGGAGCGCCCTCTCCTTCTCCTTGCGCTCGACCCAGGCCTTCCAGCTGTTGCCGGCCGCGGTGTCCTTGCCGGTGAACTTGATGGTGGCAATGTCACGGTAGGGGATGGTGAAGGGGCCGTCTCCCTGCTCGTCGAAGAGCTGGATGAAGGCGTCGGGCGCGTCGGCCTCCCGGTTGAAGATGTAGCCGACGATTTCGCCGCCGTCCCTCTTCACGACCGTCGTGTTGCCGCGGTAGTCAAAGGCGAAATCGACCACCTCTCGGAGAGACGTGTAGTCGTTGATCTGCGGCACCCACCCCTCGAGGGTCATGGGCCTACAGCTTTCCGGAGAGAGCGACCGAGACGGTCTCGGCGAAACCCTTGAGCGAGCTGAACGTGTGGTCGACGGCGGTCGCCTCGTACCCGCAGTGGACCATGCAGTCGCGGCACTTCTCGTTGCCGCTCTTCTTGCCGTAGTTTTCCCACTTCGTGCCGTCCATCAGCTCCCGGAAGCTCGCGGCATAGCCTTCCTGGAGCAGGTAGCAGGGGCGCTGCCAGCCGAACATATTAAAGGTGGGGTTGCCCCAGGGCGTGCACTCGAAGTCCTTCTTGCCCATGAGGAAGCGCAGGAAGAGCGGCGACTGGTTGAACTTCCAGCGCCGCTTCGGCTTCGAGAGCATCTCGCTGAAGAGCTGATTGGTGCGCGTCTGGTGCAGGAAGTGTTCCTGGTCGGGCGCCTTCGAGTAGCTGTACCCGGGCGAGAGCATCATGCCCTCGACTCCCAGGTCCATCATCTCGTCGAAGAACTCGCGCATCCTGAGCGGCGAGGCGCCGTCGAAAAGCGTCGTGTTCGTCGTCACGCGGAACCCGCGCTGGAGCGCGGCCTTGATCCCCTCGACCGCCTCGTCGAAGACGCCGTCCCGGCAGACCGCCTCGTCGTGCTCCTCCCGCAGCCCGTCCATGTGCACGCTGAACGTCAGGTACTTGGACGGCGTGAAGAGGTGGAGCTTCTCCTTGAGCAGAATGGCGTTGGTGCAGAGGTAGATGTACTTCCTGCGCTTGACGAGCTCGGCCACCAGCTTGTCGATGTCGGGGTACATGAGCGGCTCGCCGCCCGGAATGCTCACGATGGGCGCCCCGCACTCCGCCACGGCCGCAAGGCACTGCTCCACGGTCAGGTGCTTCTTCAGGATCTGGGCCGGGTACTGGATTTTGCCGCAGCCGGCGCACGCGAGGTTGCACCGGAACAGGGGCTCGAGCATCAGGACGAATGGGTAGCGCTTCTGGCCGCGGATCTTCTGCTGGAGGATGTAGCTCGCGACGGTGTACATCTGGGAGACCGGCACGCTCATCTGCTTAGTGACCTCTTTCGTCTATCGTTGTCGTGATCACGGCCACCCGCTCCCCCGCGGGCCGCTCAACCGTCCAGCCCCGTGTCACCGATATGGCCTTGAGAGCATAGACTAGCAGAAAAACGGCCACATGCACGAGGATTCCGGCCCCCAGCAGGGCCCTCTCCCCGATCCAGCCGGTGATCCCGAGGTTGAAGAGGACGACTCCATAATAGAGGCCGATACCCCCCAAGGGCGACCCCAGTGCCTGGGGCCGGCGCCTGACGGCCCGGAGGTAGCCGCCCACGATCGCCCAGCCAACGAGGAACCAGCCGGCGAAGTTGGAGAGGGGCACCCTGAAATAGATGCCCGGCTCGGCGTAGTAGAAGACGCGGCCGAGGAACCAGGACTCCCCGAGGACCGCCAGCGGGTCCATGACGACGTCCACCAGCGTCATCAGCGCCACGGCGAGGGCGGCGGGCGCCCAGCCGCGGGCCTGCCCGAGCGCCCAGCGCGCCAGGCAGTACGAGCCGTAGGAGAGGAAGGGGAAGGACAGCGGGACGAAGAACGGCACGTTCGAGATGAAGAGCTCGCGCCCTGCGGTCTCGCCCGTGTAGTGGTAGAGGCCGAACGGGATGCCGATGCGGGTCGACGCGTACTCGGCCGCGAAGGCGACGGCCCAGCCCCAGCCGAGCCACCCGAAGGCCCGGCGCCATCCGAGGTCGCGCCCTGCCAGGACGAGGAAGACAGCGAGAAAGACGACGACGTACGGGCGCAGCAGGACCGTCCCCGCGAGCAACGTCGGCCAGCCGGGGACCTCGTGGGCCATGCCGGCGACCTTAGCGGACTTCTCTCGGGTTTTCAACGCGGCGCGGGTGCCGACCAGGCGAGGGCTGTGCTAGTATCGGGCGGTGTGCGCCACCCACAACTCACGGTGCCAGGCGTGACTCCGCCCACCATCGTCCAGTCCGAGGTCGACACCGCCATCGACAAGGCCCAGTCGGCCCTCCTCGTGGCGCAGGCCCCGGACGGTCACTGGCTCGGCGAGCTCGAGGCCAACAGCACCATCACCAGCGAGTTCCTGCTCTTGTGCCATTTCCTTGACCGGGTGGACCGCGAGCGGGAAGCCAAGATGGTGCGTTACCTTCGGGAGTGCCAGGTCGCGGACGGCGGGTGGAGTCTCTACGAGGGCGGACCGGCCAATATCTCGGCGACCATCAAGGCCTACTTCGCTATGAAAGTGGCGGGCGTGGGGGTGGACGACCCCGCCATGGCGAGGGCGCGGGCGCTCATCCAGGACTGGGGCGGCCCCGTCGAGGCGGACGTCTTCACCAAGATCCTCCTCGCGCTCTTCGGCGAGTACGACTGGCGCGGCGTGCCGGCCATGCCGGTCGAGATCATGCTGCTGCCCCGCTGGTCCTACTTCAACCTCCACGAGGTCTCCTACTGGTCGCGGACGGTCATCGTCCCGCTCCTGATCCTGATGGACTCCAAGCCCGTCAAGCGGCTGCCCGAGTCCTGCCGGCTCGACGAGCTCTGGCCCGTGCCGCGCGAGCGGGCGAGCCTGCGGCCCAGGCGCATCCCGCGCCCCTTCTCTCCCAAGCGCTTCATCTGGAAGAACCTGTTCATCGGCGTGGACGACGCGCTCAAGGGCTGGGAGCGGCTCGGCCCCCGTCCTTTCCGCGGGCGCGCCATCGAGGCGGCGCAACGGTGGCTCGAGGAGCGGCTGGCGGTGCCGGGCGGGCTCGGCGGCATCTTCCCCGCCATGACGAACGCGGTCCTGGCCCTCCGCACGCTGGGCTACCCGGACGACCATCCGCTGATCCGCGGTCAGGTCAAGGAGATCGAGAACCTGGGCGTGGAAACCCGGGACGCGCTCCACTACCAGCCGTGCGTATCGCCCGTCTGGGACACCTCGCTCGCGGTCAACGCGCTCATCGAGTCGGGGCTGCCCGGGGACCACCCGCAGCTCGTGCGGGCCGGCGAGTGGATGATGAACAAGCAGATCATGGTGCCGGGCGATTGGCAGGCCAAGCGGCCCCACGTGCCGCCTGGTGGCTGGCCCTTCCAATACGACAACGACTTCTATCCCGACCTCGACGACTCGGCCATGGTCATGATGGCGCTTGCCAAGACGCACGGGCTCGACCCCGAGCGCAAGGCGCGCTGCATCGACCGGGGCCTGACCTGGTTCCTCGGCATGCAGGGCGGCGACGGCGGCTGGGGCTCCTTCGACGCCGACAACGACCGGCTCATCTTCAACAACATCCCGTTCGCCGACCACGGCGCCCTCCTCGATCCCTCGACCGAGGACCTGACCGGCCGCGGCCTCGAGCTGCTCGGCACCCTCGGCCACGGGCTCGAGCACCCCGCGGCCCAGCGGGCGCTCACCTTCATCCGGAAGACCCAGCACGAGACGGGGGCCTGGTACGGCCGCTGGGGCGTCAACTATGTCTACGGCACGTGGTCGGTGCTGCGCGGGCTGGGCGCCATCGGCGAGGACTGCTCCAGGGACTACGTCCAGCGGGCCGTTGCCTGGCTCGAGGTGCGGCAGAACGCCGACGGCGGCTGGGGCGAGACCCTCGCCTCCTACGAGGACGACGATCTTGCCGGCCGCGGCGAGTCGTTGCCGAGCCAGACGGCCTGGGCGCTCCTCGCGCTCTTCGCCGCCGGGCGCATCGAGGGGCCGGCCGTCGAGAAGAGCATCCGCTACCTGATCGACCGGCAGAACGCCGACGGCACTTGGGAAGATCCGCTCTGGAACGGCACGGGCTTCCCGCGGGTCTTCTACCTCAAGTACCACCTGTACGCGAAGTACTTCCCGCTCTGGGCGCTGGGCGTGTACCGGAGCGCGACGACGTGACAGACGGGTCGGCCGGCCCTGAGACCTGGCCTCTGCCGGCGCGCTGGGTCGAGGCGCTGGGACGCGTCGCACTCTACCTCGTCGAGTCGCTCGGCCGCTTCGGCCGCTTCCTCGGCCAGGCGGTGGCGCTGGTCTTCATCCCGCCGCTCAAGCTCGGCCGCCTGACCACGCGCGTGTATTTCATCGGCTTCAAGTCGCTCACCATCGTGATCCTCACCGGCGCCTTCACCGGCATGGCGCTGGGCCTCCAGGTCTTCCTCACTCTGCAGCGGGTAGGCTCCGAGGCCTTCGTGGGACCGGCCGTGGGCATCGCCCTCGTGCGGGAGCTCGGGCCCGTGCTGACCGCGGTCTTCGTCACGGGCCTGGCCGGCTCGGCGCTGACCGCCGAGCTGGGCATCATGCGGATCACGGAGCAGATCGACGCGCTCATGGTCATGGCGCTCAACCCGATGCGCTACCTCGTGGTGCCGGCGATTCTGGCGGGGATCATCACCTTCCCGATGCTCACGGCGATCTTCGACGTCGCCGGCATCTACGGCGGCTACCTGGTCGCCGTCATCCTGCTGGGCATGTCGCCCGGGACGTACTTCGGCCAGATGCAGGCCTTCGCCGACATGAGCGACGTCATGGTCGGCTTCTGGAAGTCGCTCTGCTTCGGCGCGCTCGTGCCCTGGGTGTGTACGTACAAGGGCTTCCACTGCGGCCACGGCGCCGAGGGCGTGTCGCGCGCAACGACGGAGGCGGTCGTCCTCTCCTGCGTGCTGATCCTCGTCTTCAACTACTTCCTGGGCTCGGTGCTGCCGTGATCCGCATCCAGGGCCTGAGGAAATTCTTCGGCCCGCAGCCTGTGCTGCGGGGCGTGGACCTCGACGTGGCGACGGGCGAGGTCATGATCATCATCGGCCGGAGCGGCGGGGGCAAGTCGGTCCTGCTCAAGCACCTCCTGGGGCTCCTGCGCCCGGACGCGGGCGCCGTCCTCGTCGACGGGACGGACATCACCCAGCTCCGGGGCGCCGCGCTCGAGGCCGTGCGCCGGAGCTACGGGGTCGTCTTCCAGGGCGGGGCGCTCTTCGACTCGATGTCGGTGTTCGACAACGTCGCCTTCCCGCTGCGCGAAAAGACAAACCTGGGCGCCGGCGACATCGCCCAGCGCACCGAGGAGAAGCTCGTCCAGGTCGGGCTCGTAGACATGGGCCACAAGAACCCCGCCGAGATCTCGGGCGGCATGCGCAAGCGGGTCGCCATCGCGCGGGCCCTCGTGACCGAGCCCGAGATCGTCTTCTTCGACGAGCCCACGACTGGGCTCGACCCGATCCTCGTCAACACCATCCACCACCTGATCCAGGACCTGCACCGCAAATTCCGATTCACGGCAGTCATGGTCAGTCACGAGATTCCGGAGATCTTCGAGATCGCCGACCGCGTGGCCATGCTGCACGAGGGCGTGATCATCGAGACCGGGGATGCTCGCAGCATCCAGAACTCGAAGAACCCGATCGTGCAGCAGTTCATCCACGGAGCGGTCGAGGGCGCCAACCATGTCGCGTGAAACGAAGGGGGAAGCCGCATGAGACGTTCGGCGATGGATCTGGCCGTCGGGGTATTCGTCCTGGTGGGAATTTTGGCCTTGGGTTGGCTTTCGGTTAGACTCGGGAAAGTTGAATTCTTCAGAGGCGAGAGCTATACGGTGACCGCGGATTTCCCCACGACCGCCGGCCTCAAGAATGGGTCGAGCATCGAGATTGCGGGCGTGGAGGTCGGCCGGGTGACTTCGATCCAGCTGGCGAACTACCAGGCCCGCGTGATCATGTCCATCCGAAACGGCATCAAGCTCACGGACGACTCGATCGCGTCCATCAAGACCCGCGGGCTCATCGGCGAGAAGTTTCTCCAGATCAGCCCCGGCGGATCGGAGCGGATCATCAAGCCCAACGGCAAGATCACCGAAGTGGAACCGCCCATCGATCTCGAAGAGCTGCTGTCGAAATACGTCTTCGGGAAAGTCTAACGAGCCCCGAACCAGTGCCCAGAATCAGTGGAGGATCAGCAATGATTGGTCGTCATTTGTGCCGGCCCGCGCTGGCCTGCCGGCCTGCGCGGGCGTGGGGGGTCGCGCTTGCGGGCCTCCTCATTCTGTCAACGGCCCAGGGCGGCTTTGCCGCCACGGCTCAGGAGCAGCTCAAGGGCGCCATCGACCGCGTCGTCAGCACGCTCGATAGCCCCGCGCTCAAGGGTGACGGCAAGGCCGGCGAGCGGCGCAGCGCGGTCCGCAAGATCGCCAACGAGATCTTCGACTTCGCCGAAATCGCCCGCCGGTCGCTGGGCCGCTACTGGCAGCCCCTGACCGAGGCGCAGCGGAGCGAGTTCGTCGGGCTCTTCGGCGACCTCCTCGAGCGCTCGTACATCTCCAAGATCGAGCTGTACGGCGGCGAGAAGATCATCTACAGCGGCGAGCGCGTGGATGGCGACCTCGCCACCGTGAGCACCAAGATCATCACCAAGAACGCCACGGAGGTGCCCGTCGACTACCGGCTCTTCCGGCGGGGCGAGAACTGGATGATCTACGACGTCAACATCGAGGGCATCAGCCTCGTGTCGAACTACCGCACCCAATTCAACAAGATCATCCAGACGAGCGGCTACAACACGCTCGTCGATCGCATGAAGACCAAGCAGACCGAGTTCCTCGAGGAAAGCGGCCAGAAGAAGAAGGTCCAGAACTAGAGGGCCGCCCGCTGCGCCGGCTCCCAGATATCCGTGGGGCCGGCGCGGCGCGCCGGCCGCCCAGGCGGCAGCCATGACCGGCCACCAATTCGCCGATCTCCTCGACGCACAGGGCTTCGACTTCTTCACCGGCGTCCCCTGCTCGCTCGCCGAGGGCGTCATCGCGGCCCTCGAGCGCCAGCCGCGCGGCCGCCGGACACCCTATGTCCCGGCTGTCCGCGAGGACGTTGCACTCGGGCTCGCCGCCGGCGCCTGGCTCGGCGGCCGTGTGCCGGCCGTGATCATGCAGAATTCAGGGCTCGGCACGAGCGCGAACGCGCTCGTCTCGCTCTCGCTGCTCTACCGGCTGCCGGCGCTCCTGCTCATGACCTGGCGCGGCTTCGAGGGGAAGGACGCTCCTGAGCACATCGTGATGGGCGAGATCACCCGGCCCCTCCTCGACCTTATGGGCGTGCCGCACCGTGTGCTCGCGCGCGGGAGCGAGGAAGCCGACCTCGCCTGGGCCCGCGCCGAGGCCCTGCGCTCGAGCCAGCCCGTGGCCCTCCTGCTCCCGCCGCGCGTGCTGGAGGCAGACACCCCGGAGCCGGCGGCGCCGGCGTCCGTCACGCCCCAGGCGCCCGTCACGACAGCGCCGCCGTCGGCCTTGCCCTCCTCG from Candidatus Methylomirabilota bacterium includes these protein-coding regions:
- a CDS encoding thiamine pyrophosphate-dependent enzyme; translation: MTGHQFADLLDAQGFDFFTGVPCSLAEGVIAALERQPRGRRTPYVPAVREDVALGLAAGAWLGGRVPAVIMQNSGLGTSANALVSLSLLYRLPALLLMTWRGFEGKDAPEHIVMGEITRPLLDLMGVPHRVLARGSEEADLAWARAEALRSSQPVALLLPPRVLEADTPEPAAPASVTPQAPVTTAPPSALPSSLSRFEALSVAVGALGSEPVVHANGYVCRESFAVRDRPENFYMIGSMGLASSIALGLALARPERRTVVFDGDGNLLMNLGILPMVGGGPAIGRGRPANFVHVVFDNSVYASTGGQLSPSRGVGLAAVAAACGYARAESVDSAAGVESALRGALEADGPSFILVRVNAEEHPAPRIPYAPEEIRDRFRRAIGSP
- the hpnD gene encoding presqualene diphosphate synthase HpnD; translation: MNPAKFVSRLTRKSRSNFFYAFLCLPRPQREALYAVYAFCRIVDDAVDVGQDRAAQRKELERWRAEIAEVFEGRPVHPAAQRLQEAVKIFPIPRAALEEIIAGVEMDLERSTYKTFDELYPYCYRVASAVGLCCIEIFGYTDVRAREYAVNLGVALQLTNIMRDVQPDALAGRVYLPQEDLQRFGVTADDLAAGRYTPGFVRLMEHQARRARSYYEGAWTALPRVDQRTLFAAEIMGRTYFALLETIERRRFRVFGGRVSVPTPRKLGIALRCWVQSRWGQSRWGQSRWGKKRT
- the shc gene encoding squalene--hopene cyclase, which encodes MTPPTIVQSEVDTAIDKAQSALLVAQAPDGHWLGELEANSTITSEFLLLCHFLDRVDREREAKMVRYLRECQVADGGWSLYEGGPANISATIKAYFAMKVAGVGVDDPAMARARALIQDWGGPVEADVFTKILLALFGEYDWRGVPAMPVEIMLLPRWSYFNLHEVSYWSRTVIVPLLILMDSKPVKRLPESCRLDELWPVPRERASLRPRRIPRPFSPKRFIWKNLFIGVDDALKGWERLGPRPFRGRAIEAAQRWLEERLAVPGGLGGIFPAMTNAVLALRTLGYPDDHPLIRGQVKEIENLGVETRDALHYQPCVSPVWDTSLAVNALIESGLPGDHPQLVRAGEWMMNKQIMVPGDWQAKRPHVPPGGWPFQYDNDFYPDLDDSAMVMMALAKTHGLDPERKARCIDRGLTWFLGMQGGDGGWGSFDADNDRLIFNNIPFADHGALLDPSTEDLTGRGLELLGTLGHGLEHPAAQRALTFIRKTQHETGAWYGRWGVNYVYGTWSVLRGLGAIGEDCSRDYVQRAVAWLEVRQNADGGWGETLASYEDDDLAGRGESLPSQTAWALLALFAAGRIEGPAVEKSIRYLIDRQNADGTWEDPLWNGTGFPRVFYLKYHLYAKYFPLWALGVYRSATT
- the mlaD gene encoding outer membrane lipid asymmetry maintenance protein MlaD — translated: MRRSAMDLAVGVFVLVGILALGWLSVRLGKVEFFRGESYTVTADFPTTAGLKNGSSIEIAGVEVGRVTSIQLANYQARVIMSIRNGIKLTDDSIASIKTRGLIGEKFLQISPGGSERIIKPNGKITEVEPPIDLEELLSKYVFGKV
- the hpnA gene encoding hopanoid-associated sugar epimerase; translation: MDALVTGGTGFVGANLVRELLADGRTVRVLARKGSDRRALEGCAVEIAEGDLLDADSLRAAVKGARWVYHVAADYRLWARDPRELYRANVDGTRHILTAAAEAGAERIVYTSTVGALGIPKDGTPGDETSPVGLEDMVGPYKASKFLAERVADELAARGAPIIIVNPSAPIGSWDVKPTPTGQMVVDFLKGKMVGSLDTGLNIVHVRDVARGHILAAERGRVGQKYVLGHRNMSLIEIFRALAGITGLRAPRFRVPYGVAWMAALCMEGAARVTGGTPQVPLNAVRMARKRMYFSAEKAVRELGLPQTPAEDALRDAVAWFVERGYAPRPVGLRAA
- a CDS encoding carotenoid biosynthesis protein → MAHEVPGWPTLLAGTVLLRPYVVVFLAVFLVLAGRDLGWRRAFGWLGWGWAVAFAAEYASTRIGIPFGLYHYTGETAGRELFISNVPFFVPLSFPFLSYGSYCLARWALGQARGWAPAALAVALMTLVDVVMDPLAVLGESWFLGRVFYYAEPGIYFRVPLSNFAGWFLVGWAIVGGYLRAVRRRPQALGSPLGGIGLYYGVVLFNLGITGWIGERALLGAGILVHVAVFLLVYALKAISVTRGWTVERPAGERVAVITTTIDERGH
- a CDS encoding ABC transporter permease, whose product is MTDGSAGPETWPLPARWVEALGRVALYLVESLGRFGRFLGQAVALVFIPPLKLGRLTTRVYFIGFKSLTIVILTGAFTGMALGLQVFLTLQRVGSEAFVGPAVGIALVRELGPVLTAVFVTGLAGSALTAELGIMRITEQIDALMVMALNPMRYLVVPAILAGIITFPMLTAIFDVAGIYGGYLVAVILLGMSPGTYFGQMQAFADMSDVMVGFWKSLCFGALVPWVCTYKGFHCGHGAEGVSRATTEAVVLSCVLILVFNYFLGSVLP
- a CDS encoding ATP-binding cassette domain-containing protein — protein: MIRIQGLRKFFGPQPVLRGVDLDVATGEVMIIIGRSGGGKSVLLKHLLGLLRPDAGAVLVDGTDITQLRGAALEAVRRSYGVVFQGGALFDSMSVFDNVAFPLREKTNLGAGDIAQRTEEKLVQVGLVDMGHKNPAEISGGMRKRVAIARALVTEPEIVFFDEPTTGLDPILVNTIHHLIQDLHRKFRFTAVMVSHEIPEIFEIADRVAMLHEGVIIETGDARSIQNSKNPIVQQFIHGAVEGANHVA
- a CDS encoding ABC transporter substrate-binding protein, which codes for MIGRHLCRPALACRPARAWGVALAGLLILSTAQGGFAATAQEQLKGAIDRVVSTLDSPALKGDGKAGERRSAVRKIANEIFDFAEIARRSLGRYWQPLTEAQRSEFVGLFGDLLERSYISKIELYGGEKIIYSGERVDGDLATVSTKIITKNATEVPVDYRLFRRGENWMIYDVNIEGISLVSNYRTQFNKIIQTSGYNTLVDRMKTKQTEFLEESGQKKKVQN
- the hpnH gene encoding adenosyl-hopene transferase HpnH, translating into MSVPVSQMYTVASYILQQKIRGQKRYPFVLMLEPLFRCNLACAGCGKIQYPAQILKKHLTVEQCLAAVAECGAPIVSIPGGEPLMYPDIDKLVAELVKRRKYIYLCTNAILLKEKLHLFTPSKYLTFSVHMDGLREEHDEAVCRDGVFDEAVEGIKAALQRGFRVTTNTTLFDGASPLRMREFFDEMMDLGVEGMMLSPGYSYSKAPDQEHFLHQTRTNQLFSEMLSKPKRRWKFNQSPLFLRFLMGKKDFECTPWGNPTFNMFGWQRPCYLLQEGYAASFRELMDGTKWENYGKKSGNEKCRDCMVHCGYEATAVDHTFSSLKGFAETVSVALSGKL